A portion of the Caenorhabditis elegans chromosome III genome contains these proteins:
- the Y50D7A.1 gene encoding F-box domain-containing protein (Confirmed by transcript evidence), with protein MEPSPDGQLEIIANSGAKSVIWEDRIAEFGYEKYFLRLPEPALNKVLRYLRYPDLQTLKSICPELTDLCDLHVKLMDHSEFYTHPKFQFERCSPDDEEEEVVAGRIRSPRTSSSSGQLDKVADEFVVKDVEIMSERQNACATYFEPTRSLYLFGGEAIDGDEHTPGAVFNDLWRLDTATLKWSRVIISSAPYPSAMCYASLVTWGTQLILFGGNDNRRRCPFANVPPELHYFDTSTSTWRYVPATGNSPSSIGHSAVVSGDYMFVYGGWPFIHNELHLETPLRVERLQILDIRHETWKTVQLEKWNPADPAPFPRFHTRKTKLILIRDGLLLITGELIPQDYGSSVLLQYDVTNPLNDTWRWKSIPTIGRWWGRKFLQMEVRGEAVFRLNPECSMPNIEFHQIADVRNEKMIRLVSLGRLRSECAPLVRATFAEEYDAVQSGYRDFARQLKCHLEMEYKRRIDTSSNDTCAIFKYLNLVCKIGGCFVRGKTPSTPTTSSHANSQRFHIHVRSIPRRGQNDEPKMPRFDDVDLWELRCTIRAVLNQLHSKYYNTSRMDYLAPRVPMRNSALKRLSVYVAEVPCHVEFEEFDELRWTPQAEQYPSPVDTDGYFLVGSHHDVIMHSGRVRYPGTLEKMGQTILLTPIAEK; from the exons atcgaaTCGCCGAGTTTGGttatgagaaatattttttacgaCTTCCGGAGCCAGCGCTGAACAAGGTTCTGCGATATTTGAG ATATCCCGACCTGCAAACCCTCAAATCGATATGCCCGGAGCTCACCGACTTGTGCGATTTACACGTGAAGCTCATGGATCACAGCGAGTTCTATACTCACCCTAAATTCCAGTTCGAGCGTTGCTCCCCGGATGatgaggaggaggaggtggtGGCTGGAAGGATCAGAAGCCCCAGAACCTCATCGTCAAGTGGACAGCTGGACAAGGTTGCCGACGAGTTTGTGGTGAAGGATGTGGAGATCATGTCGGAGAGGCAGAACGCGTGTGCCACATATTTTGAGCCTACTAGATCGCTTTATCTGTTTGGTGGAGAG GCCATCGATGGAGATGAGCATACCCCCGGTGCCGTATTCAATGACCTTTGGAGGCTGGACACGGCAACATTGAAATGGTCGCGAGTGATAATCTCATCTGCACCATATCCATCGGCAATGTGCTACGCGTCACTTGTCACGTGGGGT acgcAACTAATTCTTTTCGGAGGAAACGACAATCGCCGCCGTTGTCCTTTCGCGAATGTACCGCCCGAGCTTCACTACTTTGACACGTCAACTTCCACGTGGCGATACGTGCCAGCAACTGGAAATTCGCCGTCATCAATCGGACATTCGGCAGTGGTTTCTGGCGATTATATGTTCGTCTATGGTGGATGGCCATTTATTCATAATGAACTACACTTGGAGACACCATTG agagtCGAACGGCTTCAGATTCTGGATATCAGGCACGAGACGTGGAAAACCGTACAGTTGGAGAAATGGAATCCAGCTGATCCGGCGCCGTTTCCAAG attccacACTCGAAAAACCAAACTAATACTAATCCGTGATGGTCTTCTACTCATCACCGGTGAGCTTATCCCTCAGGATTACGGTAGCTCCGTCCTACTACAATATGACGTCACAAACCCGCTAAATGACACGTGGCGATGGAAATCGATTCCGACGATTGGAAGGTGGTGGGGACGGAAATTTCTGCAGATGGAAGTACGTGGAGAAGCGGTTTTTCGATTGAATCCCGAATGTTCGATGCCGAATATTGAATTTCATCAAATTGCGGATGTTCGGAATGAGAAAATGATTCGATTGGTTTCTTTGGGAAGGTTGAGGAGTGAG tgtgcTCCTCTGGTTCGAGCCACATTTGCCGAGGAATACGATGCTGTACAATCCGGTTATCGAGATTTTGCCCGCCAACTCAAATGTCATTTGGAAATGGAATATAAGAGAAGAATTGATACGTCATCAAATGACACGTGtgctattttcaaatatctcaATTTGGTGTGCAAAATTGGAGGATGCTTTGTTAGGGG aaaaacgCCATCAACTCCTACAACAAGTTCGCATGCAAATTCGCAACGTTTTCACATTCATGTTCGTTCCATTCCACGCCGGGGCCAAAATGATGAGCCGAAAATGCCACGTTTTGATGACGTGGATCTGTGGGAGCTCCGGTGCACAATTCGGGCGGTACTTAATCAATTAC ACTCAAAATACTACAACACAAGCCGTATGGACTATTTGGCTCCGCGAGTTCCGATGCGTAATAGTGCACTGAAACGTCTATCCGTCTACGTGGCAGAAGTACCGTGCCACGTGGAATTTGAAGAGTTTGACGAGTTACG ctgGACACCACAAGCTGAGCAGTACCCATCTCCTGTAGATACTGACGGTTATTTCCTCGTCGGATCCCATCATGACGTCATCATGCACTCGGGACGTGTCCGCTACCCAGGAACACTCGAAAAAATGGGACAAACTATTCTGTTGACGCCAATCGCCGAGAAATAA
- the Y50D7A.10 gene encoding ADF-H domain-containing protein (Confirmed by transcript evidence) produces the protein MTSSLTICSIPDGVKEDLKKFRFSKSTTMNALILKIDRESHELQSEQLLNDCSIEEFKEELPSQQPRFILLSWCKKHSDERISYPMLLIYYCPNGSSPELQMLYAGSRNFIVNECHVSKNTEIRDIDEIDDELLESKF, from the exons ATGACGTCATCGCTCACAATATGCTCAATTCCAGACGGAGTGAAGGAGGATTTGAAGAAGTTTCGATTCTCGAAGAGTACAACGATGAACGCTTTGATTT tgaaaatcgacCGGGAATCGCATGAGCTTCAATCGGAGCAACTGCTCAATGATTGCTCAATTGAAGAGTTTAAAGAAGAGCTTCCAAGTCAACAACCACGGTTTATTCTACTCAGTTGGTGCAAAAAACATTCGGACGAACGAATTTCATATCCAATGCTTCTGATTTATTATTGCCCAaatg GAAGCAGCCCGGAACTCCAAATGCTGTACGCTGGGAGCCGTAATTTCATCGTCAACGAATGCCACGTGTCAAAG AACACGGAAATCCGAGATATCGATGAAATCGACGACGAACTGCTcgaatcgaaattttga
- the Y50D7A.1 gene encoding DUF295 domain-containing protein (Confirmed by transcript evidence), with translation MFVYGGWPFIHNELHLETPLRVERLQILDIRHETWKTVQLEKWNPADPAPFPRFHTRKTKLILIRDGLLLITGELIPQDYGSSVLLQYDVTNPLNDTWRWKSIPTIGRWWGRKFLQMEVRGEAVFRLNPECSMPNIEFHQIADVRNEKMIRLVSLGRLRSECAPLVRATFAEEYDAVQSGYRDFARQLKCHLEMEYKRRIDTSSNDTCAIFKYLNLVCKIGGCFVRGKTPSTPTTSSHANSQRFHIHVRSIPRRGQNDEPKMPRFDDVDLWELRCTIRAVLNQLHSKYYNTSRMDYLAPRVPMRNSALKRLSVYVAEVPCHVEFEEFDELRWTPQAEQYPSPVDTDGYFLVGSHHDVIMHSGRVRYPGTLEKMGQTILLTPIAEK, from the exons ATGTTCGTCTATGGTGGATGGCCATTTATTCATAATGAACTACACTTGGAGACACCATTG agagtCGAACGGCTTCAGATTCTGGATATCAGGCACGAGACGTGGAAAACCGTACAGTTGGAGAAATGGAATCCAGCTGATCCGGCGCCGTTTCCAAG attccacACTCGAAAAACCAAACTAATACTAATCCGTGATGGTCTTCTACTCATCACCGGTGAGCTTATCCCTCAGGATTACGGTAGCTCCGTCCTACTACAATATGACGTCACAAACCCGCTAAATGACACGTGGCGATGGAAATCGATTCCGACGATTGGAAGGTGGTGGGGACGGAAATTTCTGCAGATGGAAGTACGTGGAGAAGCGGTTTTTCGATTGAATCCCGAATGTTCGATGCCGAATATTGAATTTCATCAAATTGCGGATGTTCGGAATGAGAAAATGATTCGATTGGTTTCTTTGGGAAGGTTGAGGAGTGAG tgtgcTCCTCTGGTTCGAGCCACATTTGCCGAGGAATACGATGCTGTACAATCCGGTTATCGAGATTTTGCCCGCCAACTCAAATGTCATTTGGAAATGGAATATAAGAGAAGAATTGATACGTCATCAAATGACACGTGtgctattttcaaatatctcaATTTGGTGTGCAAAATTGGAGGATGCTTTGTTAGGGG aaaaacgCCATCAACTCCTACAACAAGTTCGCATGCAAATTCGCAACGTTTTCACATTCATGTTCGTTCCATTCCACGCCGGGGCCAAAATGATGAGCCGAAAATGCCACGTTTTGATGACGTGGATCTGTGGGAGCTCCGGTGCACAATTCGGGCGGTACTTAATCAATTAC ACTCAAAATACTACAACACAAGCCGTATGGACTATTTGGCTCCGCGAGTTCCGATGCGTAATAGTGCACTGAAACGTCTATCCGTCTACGTGGCAGAAGTACCGTGCCACGTGGAATTTGAAGAGTTTGACGAGTTACG ctgGACACCACAAGCTGAGCAGTACCCATCTCCTGTAGATACTGACGGTTATTTCCTCGTCGGATCCCATCATGACGTCATCATGCACTCGGGACGTGTCCGCTACCCAGGAACACTCGAAAAAATGGGACAAACTATTCTGTTGACGCCAATCGCCGAGAAATAA